In Paenibacillus larvae subsp. larvae, the following proteins share a genomic window:
- a CDS encoding anthrax toxin lethal factor-related metalloendopeptidase, which produces MPRFAKNIDSTYIEEEFSEIYEEEKDKITIEDYIKIDSEEFFAGIFGYLYSPYPQIREQIQREAPKTCEFIKNLVENYQPDESTEAA; this is translated from the coding sequence TTGCCAAGGTTTGCTAAGAATATTGATTCAACTTATATAGAAGAAGAGTTTAGCGAAATATATGAAGAAGAAAAGGATAAAATTACGATCGAGGATTATATCAAAATAGATTCAGAAGAATTTTTCGCGGGGATCTTTGGCTATTTATACTCACCATACCCTCAAATACGAGAACAAATACAAAGGGAAGCACCAAAAACATGTGAATTTATAAAGAATTTAGTTGAGAACTATCAACCTGACGAAAGTACAGAGGCTGCTTAA
- a CDS encoding inorganic phosphate transporter — MIITISIIVVLAVISDFINGFHDTANAIATSISTKALSPRVAIIYAAILNFIGALIFEGVAKNIGGSIANPFQVEHGMQIVIAALISTILWNLFTWYFGIPSSSTHTLIGSLAGAVAAGSGFASINWTGFKSIIIVLISSPVIGFIAGVLFINMMKGIVYLLGNRSQGRYNRVFRFLQIFTAGGQAFSHGMNDAQKAMGIIVFALVAGGFQETMHVPLWVKLIAATAIALGTAIGGGRIIKTVGSKIVKIQPINGFTSDLCATTILQVFTFFNMPLSTTHVITSSIVGTGFGMRPKGVSWGMVKQMVLAWIITIPISFVIAFLLFKVLFFTL; from the coding sequence GTGATCATCACTATTTCCATTATTGTAGTGCTGGCTGTGATTTCGGATTTCATCAATGGATTTCATGATACAGCCAATGCGATAGCTACATCCATCTCGACCAAAGCGTTATCTCCAAGGGTTGCCATTATTTATGCAGCCATTCTCAATTTCATTGGGGCACTTATTTTTGAAGGGGTCGCTAAAAATATTGGCGGGAGTATCGCTAACCCTTTCCAAGTAGAGCATGGAATGCAAATCGTCATAGCGGCACTGATCTCCACGATTTTGTGGAATCTTTTTACCTGGTACTTCGGAATCCCTTCTTCATCGACACACACTTTAATCGGTTCTTTAGCCGGGGCTGTCGCTGCCGGATCCGGATTTGCCTCTATTAACTGGACGGGGTTCAAGAGCATTATCATTGTGCTCATCTCCTCACCAGTCATCGGATTTATAGCAGGTGTGCTGTTTATAAATATGATGAAAGGAATTGTATATTTATTGGGAAACAGATCCCAGGGGCGGTACAATCGGGTATTCCGCTTTTTGCAAATTTTCACGGCAGGAGGCCAGGCCTTTTCCCATGGTATGAATGATGCCCAGAAAGCTATGGGAATTATTGTATTTGCTCTCGTTGCGGGCGGCTTTCAGGAGACGATGCACGTTCCTTTGTGGGTAAAGCTGATTGCAGCCACCGCCATTGCACTCGGAACAGCTATCGGGGGTGGAAGAATTATCAAAACAGTAGGTAGTAAAATTGTGAAAATCCAGCCGATCAACGGATTTACTTCCGACCTTTGTGCGACTACGATTCTGCAGGTATTTACATTTTTTAATATGCCTTTGTCCACGACGCATGTAATAACCTCGTCGATTGTTGGAACTGGATTCGGAATGCGCCCTAAAGGAGTTAGCTGGGGTATGGTTAAACAGATGGTGTTGGCCTGGATTATTACCATTCCCATTTCCTTTGTCATTGCTTTTTTATTATTCAAAGTACTGTTTTTCACATTGTAA
- a CDS encoding binary toxin-like calcium binding domain-containing protein, with protein sequence MLKAVGQFFYGDNFNELAFVVARGINGFKLDNRTLDGVDFKTTIQSVRWLANFTPKESGVYTFTINPHCFAHILIDGENAKDQEIQLEAGKSYPFVVAYFGNPMTEQEELLQLDVHYTFNQQETKEIEVETFSIPEIISFESLPMGTDSRTEENKQPMLDTDDDGICDEWEVNGYYVKNNIAVFPWPKKGSKEEEELIKQGFKKFVSNPNESHTAGDPYSDLEKASGAFDRTIHKAARDPLVAAYPSITVGMEELILSNNKNISSTEGKTVSRSTSSSVSDSNTEGIDVNAGFSLFPDFQHPLPAIIPIPLRIPLILPILQGKIGSIN encoded by the coding sequence ATGCTAAAAGCTGTAGGTCAATTCTTCTACGGAGACAATTTTAACGAACTGGCCTTTGTTGTGGCACGTGGCATCAATGGGTTTAAATTAGATAACAGAACATTAGATGGCGTTGATTTTAAAACGACAATACAATCTGTTCGGTGGTTAGCTAATTTCACGCCAAAGGAAAGCGGCGTTTATACATTCACCATTAATCCTCATTGTTTTGCGCATATTCTGATTGACGGCGAAAATGCTAAGGATCAAGAAATACAGTTAGAAGCAGGAAAAAGTTATCCATTCGTGGTAGCTTACTTTGGAAATCCGATGACAGAACAAGAAGAGCTGCTTCAATTAGACGTGCACTATACCTTCAATCAACAAGAAACAAAAGAGATTGAGGTTGAAACCTTTTCTATTCCTGAAATCATTTCTTTTGAAAGTCTTCCAATGGGTACTGATTCTAGAACGGAAGAAAATAAACAGCCTATGTTAGATACCGATGATGATGGTATTTGTGATGAGTGGGAAGTCAACGGATATTATGTGAAAAACAATATAGCCGTTTTTCCTTGGCCTAAAAAGGGATCGAAGGAAGAAGAAGAATTAATCAAGCAAGGATTTAAAAAGTTTGTTTCAAATCCGAATGAATCTCATACGGCTGGGGATCCCTATTCGGATTTAGAAAAAGCAAGCGGCGCGTTTGACCGTACAATTCACAAAGCAGCCCGGGACCCTCTTGTTGCGGCATATCCCAGTATTACAGTTGGCATGGAAGAACTGATTCTTTCAAATAATAAAAATATTAGCTCGACAGAGGGAAAGACCGTTAGCCGGTCCACTTCCTCTAGTGTTAGCGACTCTAATACGGAAGGAATCGATGTAAATGCGGGGTTTTCTCTTTTTCCGGATTTTCAGCATCCGTTACCGGCCATTATTCCCATTCCTCTACGCATACCGTTGATTCTTCCAATACTTCAGGGCAAGATTGGCAGCATCAATTAG
- a CDS encoding IS630 family transposase (programmed frameshift) has translation MTMDKHTELAKVTAAMQQTKERRMYERYQAIYLHLKGTSMKAIADILNRNRMTVSSYIHTYENGGLGALQIKHSSGAPTRLTKQQQDRLKQTVAYSVPHEVGFTAKHNWTLELIATYVEREWGHCYSLRGISKVMERLGLSYTKPTYTLAAADPKKQRHFTETTFPELKKLLNEEIDHLLFEDESMIRDYQAIQKTWFLRGKQRIIPTTGKHRGVKLLATVDYETGHIVWQEDEQYTAETFLSFLQKVMATYPTGKLALVLDNARIHHAKLLRPFLEAQKNRLELVYLPPYSPQLNIVEGLWKWLKSSVINNVFYSAVSEIRLRVGQFMDEIMKHPHAIIDRLCVRL, from the exons ATGACAATGGATAAACATACCGAACTGGCAAAAGTAACGGCAGCCATGCAACAAACCAAAGAGCGCCGAATGTATGAACGCTACCAAGCGATCTATTTGCATTTGAAAGGCACATCCATGAAGGCGATCGCTGACATTTTGAATCGAAACCGAATGACGGTGAGCAGTTACATTCATACGTACGAGAACGGTGGACTGGGAGCCTTGCAAATCAAGCATTCCTCAGGTGCTCCTACTCGGTTGACGAAGCAGCAGCAGGATCGCTTGAAACAAACCGTCGCCTATTCGGTTCCCCATGAGGTCGGCTTTACGGCAAAGCACAACTGGACGCTTGAACTGATTGCCACGTACGTGGAACGCGAATGGGGCCATTGCTATTCGCTCCGAGGCATTTCCAAGGTCATGGAGCGGCTAGGGCTCAGCTATACGAAACCGACCTACACGCTCGCAGCAGCAGATCCCAAGAAACAACGCCATTTCACCGAAACGACCTTTCCTGAACTG AAAAAGCTACTGAACGAGGAGATTGATCACTTGCTGTTCGAGGATGAGTCGATGATCCGGGACTACCAGGCGATTCAGAAGACCTGGTTCCTTCGCGGGAAGCAACGCATCATTCCAACCACGGGCAAGCATCGTGGGGTCAAACTGCTGGCCACGGTTGACTATGAAACGGGACACATCGTTTGGCAAGAAGATGAACAGTACACCGCTGAAACGTTTCTTTCCTTTCTTCAAAAGGTCATGGCGACTTATCCAACAGGGAAACTGGCTCTGGTTTTGGACAATGCCCGGATTCATCATGCAAAGCTGCTTCGGCCGTTTCTGGAAGCGCAAAAAAATCGGCTTGAGCTTGTGTACTTGCCTCCATACAGCCCTCAGTTAAATATCGTAGAAGGACTCTGGAAATGGCTCAAGTCCAGTGTGATCAATAACGTATTCTATTCGGCCGTTTCCGAAATCCGTCTGCGTGTCGGGCAATTTATGGATGAAATCATGAAGCATCCTCATGCCATTATTGACCGGCTGTGCGTGCGACTTTGA
- a CDS encoding RICIN domain-containing protein, which translates to MERRIAAKDPLNPNDRTPELTLGEALEKSIGMYLDEENKNFYFINEETGIKHIISPDLVHLVFDKKIKEEQERKPDIKTIYGMTIRPGMNIQINVPVLYDDFTKKSGMWSGGNYDTEHALYKGQCYEIPAQKEGVYSNFSLEPKAIYLIVIAVKGKEAGNVTVNITESKEIKEIGNFEIGKNYKYQKMILFNDMKEHLKLHIKSETNDSVYIDNLSIIKIGKGIDKLKQENIEYAKNVGFDDRFYISAISGEEMVITNNSPIAVMKKKDGTKQQKLELQFLNNGSFKIMDTSKSTNKVLTLQKGYSILSFREDESIKTQFWYLKKSTNPNQMGYQIISAWDRSKVLEYDIYKDEKVGDGWPIRIASLDENKPSQYFKFPQEIAPVLPDGEYQIKSRKDTNVLADLSENKSGAIVHAFKNHDLINQKWNFVYDSSKQAYKIKSSQNPNLLLTWKSKSGNLIIGYEDHRYNDQYWKIKKSTKDGYYKIRNVENLNYLLDLKDGNTSDRTPLCAGWESGKPSQEWKIEPPSDRPLKDG; encoded by the coding sequence ATGGAACGGCGTATTGCGGCAAAAGACCCTCTGAATCCCAATGATCGAACTCCGGAATTGACACTGGGAGAAGCCTTGGAAAAATCGATAGGGATGTACTTAGATGAAGAGAACAAAAATTTTTATTTCATAAATGAAGAAACAGGTATCAAACATATTATAAGTCCTGATCTAGTGCATCTTGTATTTGATAAAAAGATAAAGGAAGAACAAGAAAGGAAACCGGACATAAAAACCATTTATGGTATGACCATCCGACCAGGAATGAATATACAAATCAATGTTCCCGTATTATATGATGACTTCACCAAGAAATCCGGCATGTGGAGTGGAGGGAACTATGATACAGAACATGCTTTGTATAAAGGTCAATGTTATGAGATACCCGCACAAAAGGAAGGTGTATATAGTAACTTTAGCCTTGAGCCTAAAGCTATATATTTAATTGTAATAGCTGTTAAAGGAAAGGAAGCAGGGAATGTTACTGTCAATATTACAGAAAGTAAAGAAATTAAAGAAATTGGAAACTTTGAAATTGGTAAAAACTATAAATATCAGAAGATGATACTTTTTAACGACATGAAAGAGCATTTGAAACTTCATATTAAGAGTGAAACCAACGACTCTGTATATATTGATAATCTTTCTATTATAAAAATAGGAAAAGGTATAGATAAATTGAAACAAGAAAATATAGAGTATGCTAAAAATGTTGGATTTGATGATAGATTCTATATTAGTGCAATTTCCGGAGAAGAAATGGTAATTACAAATAATAGTCCTATTGCTGTTATGAAGAAAAAGGATGGGACTAAACAACAAAAGTTAGAACTTCAATTTTTGAATAATGGATCATTTAAAATTATGGATACGTCTAAGTCCACTAATAAGGTTTTGACATTGCAAAAGGGATATTCAATATTAAGTTTTAGAGAAGATGAAAGTATCAAAACTCAATTTTGGTATTTGAAAAAATCCACTAACCCAAACCAAATGGGCTATCAAATTATAAGTGCTTGGGATAGAAGCAAAGTATTAGAATATGACATTTATAAAGATGAAAAAGTAGGAGATGGATGGCCAATTCGAATTGCGTCACTAGATGAAAACAAACCATCGCAATACTTCAAGTTTCCTCAGGAAATAGCCCCAGTACTTCCGGATGGCGAATATCAAATTAAAAGTAGAAAAGATACGAATGTACTAGCAGATTTATCTGAAAACAAAAGTGGAGCGATAGTTCATGCATTTAAAAATCATGACTTGATTAATCAAAAGTGGAACTTTGTTTATGATAGTAGTAAACAAGCTTATAAAATAAAAAGTTCTCAAAATCCAAACCTATTGTTGACTTGGAAAAGTAAATCAGGAAATTTAATAATTGGCTATGAAGATCATAGATATAATGATCAATATTGGAAAATAAAGAAGTCGACAAAAGATGGATATTATAAAATTAGAAATGTTGAAAATCTAAACTATTTACTAGATTTAAAGGATGGTAATACATCTGATAGGACTCCGCTATGCGCAGGGTGGGAAAGTGGGAAACCATCACAGGAATGGAAAATAGAACCGCCAAGCGATCGGCCTTTAAAAGACGGCTAA
- a CDS encoding M24 family metallopeptidase: protein MNERIQRLRNYMEWEQLDALLVTLPRHVYYLTGYLSDPHERLLAVVIPRGDEPFLLVPSLDKEAAEAASCIRTIHTHSDTDNAYEVLHSLLPGKLSRLGIEKNHQTVRQFEILQDILCAETYVNVESVLREMRLIKSPEEIVKIKRAVVMIEEVLRRGLKQVKVGVTETDLVAELEYQMTKLGADGPSFASSVLSGEKAAMPHGNPGQRKIQAGEFLLFDIGVYVEGYASDITRTFAVQSYSKEQELIYQTVLQANLAGIEASRAGATLASVDLAARRVIEKAGYGPYFNHRVGHGLGLDVHEYPSLHAQAEAFLVEGMVFTIEPGIYVPNSHGVRIEDDVYISQNGPEVLTSFPKELTVIG from the coding sequence ATGAACGAGCGAATACAAAGACTCCGCAATTATATGGAATGGGAGCAATTGGACGCACTTCTGGTGACTCTTCCAAGGCATGTATATTATCTGACCGGATATTTATCAGACCCTCATGAGAGGCTTCTGGCTGTCGTCATACCCCGTGGGGATGAACCGTTTCTCCTTGTTCCCAGTCTGGATAAAGAGGCGGCGGAAGCAGCATCATGCATTCGGACAATTCATACTCATTCTGATACGGATAATGCTTATGAAGTGCTTCACTCCTTACTTCCGGGGAAACTCTCCCGCCTCGGCATCGAGAAGAACCATCAGACCGTCCGGCAATTTGAAATTTTACAGGACATCCTGTGTGCGGAAACTTATGTAAATGTAGAAAGTGTACTTCGGGAGATGAGGTTAATCAAATCCCCGGAAGAGATCGTTAAGATCAAAAGAGCGGTAGTCATGATTGAAGAAGTACTCCGCCGCGGTTTGAAGCAAGTCAAGGTAGGAGTAACAGAGACCGACCTTGTTGCTGAGCTTGAATACCAGATGACCAAACTGGGAGCGGACGGACCTTCCTTTGCTTCTTCGGTTCTTTCGGGTGAGAAAGCAGCAATGCCGCATGGGAATCCAGGACAAAGAAAGATCCAGGCGGGTGAATTTCTTCTGTTCGATATTGGAGTGTACGTGGAAGGATATGCTTCAGACATTACCAGGACATTTGCGGTTCAATCCTATTCAAAAGAGCAGGAACTTATTTATCAGACAGTTCTTCAAGCTAATCTGGCCGGGATTGAAGCATCGAGGGCGGGAGCGACATTGGCCAGTGTGGATTTAGCCGCACGCCGAGTAATTGAGAAAGCGGGGTATGGCCCTTACTTTAACCACCGTGTCGGTCATGGTCTGGGACTTGATGTACATGAATATCCATCCTTGCATGCTCAGGCTGAGGCATTTTTGGTAGAAGGCATGGTTTTTACAATTGAGCCGGGCATTTATGTGCCGAATTCTCACGGAGTCCGGATTGAGGACGATGTTTACATATCCCAAAACGGTCCGGAAGTATTGACTTCTTTTCCTAAGGAATTAACGGTAATCGGCTGA
- a CDS encoding IS256 family transposase, with the protein MAQYQINVDSQLLHQLFLGNSQDAGVAKLLESVLNQVLQAQVSEQVEADRYERTENRKAYRNGSYPHGLHTRVGTITLSVPRIRGGKFTTELFSRYQRSEQALILAMMEMVVNGVSTRKVSQVTEELCGTEFSKSTVSDLCKRLDPIVTAWNNRSLADSLFPFVLVDAMYLKVREDGRVRSRGIMIAIGVNTEGYREVLGLMLGDTESEASWSEFFSSLKGRGLRGVDLITSDDHGGLVRAVRQQLQGVTWQRCQTHFTRNVLEASPKALKDEIHGRLRSILDAPDTGTARFLLKQTLAAYEDKAGKAMGVLESGFDDATAVLMLPERYRKRLRTTNSVERLNEEVRRRERVIRIFPNRESVIRLIGALLMEQDEKWAAGKKYLDMTEYMEWRKDRPKSDAKVTRIM; encoded by the coding sequence ATGGCTCAATACCAGATTAACGTAGATTCGCAGCTTTTACATCAACTATTTTTGGGAAATTCTCAGGATGCGGGTGTAGCCAAGCTGCTCGAGTCTGTACTGAACCAAGTCTTACAAGCACAGGTGAGTGAACAAGTGGAAGCAGATCGTTATGAACGAACAGAGAATCGAAAAGCGTACCGGAATGGATCGTATCCACATGGGCTGCATACGCGGGTGGGAACCATTACACTAAGTGTTCCGCGCATCCGTGGCGGGAAGTTCACGACAGAGCTCTTTAGTCGTTACCAGAGAAGTGAACAAGCGTTAATCTTAGCGATGATGGAAATGGTCGTAAACGGCGTCTCTACGCGTAAAGTCTCGCAAGTAACCGAAGAACTCTGCGGAACCGAGTTTTCTAAATCCACTGTTTCAGACCTTTGTAAGCGGCTGGATCCCATCGTAACTGCTTGGAATAATCGAAGCCTGGCAGACAGCCTCTTTCCGTTTGTTCTCGTAGATGCGATGTATCTCAAGGTCCGTGAAGACGGTCGTGTACGCTCACGAGGCATCATGATTGCCATTGGTGTAAACACCGAGGGCTATCGTGAAGTCCTTGGCCTGATGCTGGGTGACACAGAATCTGAAGCAAGCTGGAGTGAGTTTTTCAGCTCTCTAAAAGGACGTGGATTACGAGGTGTGGATCTCATTACCTCCGACGATCATGGCGGCCTTGTACGCGCGGTACGGCAGCAGCTGCAAGGGGTAACATGGCAGCGATGCCAGACTCACTTCACGCGAAATGTATTAGAAGCCTCACCCAAAGCCTTGAAGGATGAGATCCATGGCCGTCTACGGTCGATTCTAGATGCTCCTGATACTGGAACGGCAAGGTTTTTATTAAAACAGACCTTAGCGGCTTATGAAGATAAGGCGGGTAAGGCGATGGGCGTGCTGGAAAGCGGATTTGACGATGCTACCGCCGTCTTAATGCTGCCAGAGCGTTACCGAAAACGGCTGCGCACGACAAATAGCGTTGAGCGTCTCAACGAAGAGGTTAGACGCCGGGAACGTGTCATTCGCATCTTCCCAAACCGTGAATCCGTGATTCGTCTTATTGGTGCTCTATTGATGGAACAGGATGAAAAATGGGCAGCCGGCAAGAAATATCTCGACATGACCGAGTACATGGAATGGCGGAAGGATCGGCCAAAGTCCGATGCCAAAGTGACTCGCATTATGTAG
- a CDS encoding phosphatidylinositol-specific phospholipase C/glycerophosphodiester phosphodiesterase family protein, with translation MNSRVRISVISAICLLFACMTNPVAASQADESAKTSSFADEELIAHALGGISGEAATNSYEAFLANYEKGYRRFEADLILSSDGVLVARHDWDSYLSDYIQSTLPDDEKEGPIPFRDFKSHKIMGKYKPMGIKELIRLLYMYPDTYLVTDTKETDPNIIRKQFEIIVKTANEINPDVLNRIVPEIYSEDMLQIVRSVYAFPEMMLSVYMEDIPDDEALRILQEYQLTLIAIPENRADAKFLRKLNEQHVHVYVHTINSVEDYQRLKKLGVHGIYSDFLYKQEIELDLIRQARTAEDKSGFSKRMVQNMVGWMTKIMPKS, from the coding sequence TTGAACAGCAGAGTTAGAATATCCGTTATATCGGCAATTTGCTTGCTTTTTGCATGTATGACGAATCCTGTAGCGGCATCCCAGGCAGATGAATCTGCAAAAACCTCCTCTTTTGCTGACGAGGAGTTAATCGCCCATGCCCTAGGAGGCATTTCGGGTGAAGCAGCCACTAATTCTTATGAGGCTTTTTTGGCTAATTACGAAAAAGGATATAGAAGATTTGAAGCCGATCTGATACTAAGTTCGGATGGGGTATTAGTAGCGCGCCATGATTGGGATTCTTATTTGTCCGATTACATTCAATCGACACTTCCCGACGATGAGAAAGAAGGCCCGATTCCTTTCCGGGATTTTAAATCACATAAAATAATGGGGAAATATAAACCGATGGGGATTAAAGAACTTATCCGTTTGCTGTACATGTATCCCGACACGTATCTGGTTACAGATACGAAAGAAACGGACCCCAATATCATTCGCAAACAATTCGAGATTATCGTAAAAACGGCCAATGAGATCAATCCGGATGTGCTCAACCGGATTGTTCCGGAAATTTACAGTGAAGACATGCTCCAAATTGTCAGATCTGTATACGCTTTTCCGGAAATGATGCTATCCGTGTATATGGAAGATATCCCCGATGATGAAGCGCTCCGCATACTGCAGGAATATCAGCTTACGTTGATTGCTATTCCGGAGAACAGGGCGGATGCCAAATTTCTCAGGAAGCTGAACGAACAGCATGTTCATGTTTATGTGCATACTATTAATTCTGTAGAGGATTATCAGCGCCTGAAGAAGCTTGGTGTACATGGTATTTATAGTGATTTCTTATATAAACAGGAAATTGAACTGGACTTGATAAGACAAGCCCGGACAGCGGAGGACAAATCCGGATTTTCCAAACGGATGGTTCAAAATATGGTAGGATGGATGACCAAAATAATGCCGAAGTCATAG
- a CDS encoding ADP-ribosyltransferase, translating into MLRLEDFIKDREKAKNWAKEKSEKWKKSLGLEEKRLLEDSISFQRVNNTLEKNRGRSIKISSIRKNVDRLDKALEINDAKLDDSIYVYRNLVSKELGDVPDSFYEKGKNTIDREQYSQFENAFEYGVIHDFMHANLTPHSGDQSYPVLLHLKVPKGESMGYLEEDQIFIGRNQGFEVKSMKIIAEKGRQVIKVKGELTSKKKVVDRIKAVQTNLNDRFTSELGIEQNAIELNIDGFASSVMAHRTEILLEQFISHMPRNILVSSVEKMNQDAAFIFTDNSLVFYDGNPDDLGFYNPRKKNLTIQINHEGHILKKDEVINTLFHEFGHTVDHLLFDNISLYKLNERK; encoded by the coding sequence ATGTTAAGGTTAGAGGATTTTATAAAAGATCGAGAGAAAGCAAAAAATTGGGCTAAAGAAAAATCGGAAAAATGGAAGAAATCATTAGGCCTCGAAGAAAAAAGGCTTCTTGAAGATTCTATTAGTTTTCAAAGAGTAAATAATACTTTAGAAAAAAACCGTGGTCGCTCTATAAAAATTTCATCTATTCGGAAAAATGTAGATAGGCTTGATAAAGCTTTAGAAATTAATGATGCTAAACTGGATGATTCAATATATGTTTATAGGAATTTAGTAAGTAAAGAGCTGGGGGACGTACCAGATTCATTCTATGAGAAAGGGAAAAATACGATAGATAGAGAACAATACAGTCAATTTGAAAATGCTTTTGAGTACGGAGTTATTCATGATTTTATGCATGCAAATTTAACTCCACATTCTGGAGATCAATCATACCCTGTGCTACTGCACTTAAAAGTACCAAAAGGGGAAAGTATGGGATACTTAGAAGAGGATCAAATTTTTATTGGCCGAAATCAGGGATTTGAAGTAAAATCTATGAAAATCATTGCTGAAAAAGGAAGACAAGTTATCAAAGTAAAAGGAGAATTGACATCAAAGAAGAAAGTAGTGGATAGAATTAAAGCAGTTCAAACAAATTTAAATGATAGATTTACTAGTGAATTAGGGATCGAACAGAATGCGATAGAACTCAATATAGATGGTTTTGCTTCATCAGTTATGGCACATAGAACTGAAATACTTCTTGAACAGTTCATTAGCCATATGCCTAGGAATATTTTGGTAAGTAGTGTCGAGAAAATGAATCAAGACGCAGCGTTTATATTTACTGATAATAGTTTGGTTTTTTATGATGGAAACCCTGATGATTTAGGCTTTTATAATCCCAGGAAGAAGAATCTCACCATTCAAATTAATCATGAAGGCCATATCCTAAAAAAAGATGAAGTTATAAATACGTTATTTCATGAATTTGGACATACAGTAGATCATTTACTTTTTGATAATATATCTCTATATAAGTTGAACGAAAGAAAATAG
- a CDS encoding DUF4064 domain-containing protein, producing the protein MFVMSLLGGIFGILSGVWTFYVGEVSYNVGLIDDSLTLMGMGAVLCGALGIAAAAVSKANPRVAGVMCAYAGIGGLFCTGMLFALPAALLIVTAFWGVCHKEKSLEGDVR; encoded by the coding sequence ATGTTTGTAATGAGCTTGTTGGGTGGTATATTCGGAATTTTAAGTGGTGTTTGGACATTTTACGTAGGTGAAGTTTCCTATAATGTAGGCTTGATTGATGACTCTTTAACGTTAATGGGCATGGGTGCAGTGCTTTGTGGGGCTTTAGGAATTGCCGCGGCTGCTGTTTCGAAGGCTAACCCTCGCGTAGCTGGTGTAATGTGTGCATATGCAGGTATAGGTGGGTTATTCTGTACGGGCATGTTATTCGCTTTACCAGCGGCTCTATTGATTGTCACTGCCTTCTGGGGTGTTTGTCATAAAGAGAAGTCCTTGGAAGGTGATGTTAGATGA